The Aureispira anguillae genome contains a region encoding:
- a CDS encoding porin family protein, producing the protein MKNLTFLALALFMTSNIFAQKGLEITVGFTPGLSFMLNDEDLAEGQALNIQPTFGFQTGLTVGYNFSERIGLATGIGYAALGQNYTTDYDGWAKDDQIKYDRKTSYIRVPVLLRVGGDPTASTSAFLRFGPHFDFLSSAIGRNYGSKNNPTDVSRNYRDVSKLLSSDKAEIYKSFVLGLTLEVGGKIRINDQMGVLVLFHLETSLTNPEGEDAAYTIYSGFPSSGTLTSPERAGTWSLMAGLNIGFQYALNFGN; encoded by the coding sequence ATGAAAAATTTAACTTTTTTAGCGCTAGCTTTATTTATGACTAGCAATATTTTTGCTCAAAAAGGTCTAGAAATTACAGTTGGATTTACTCCTGGTCTATCCTTCATGTTAAATGATGAAGATCTAGCAGAAGGTCAAGCGTTAAATATCCAACCAACTTTTGGTTTTCAAACAGGCTTAACTGTTGGTTATAATTTTAGTGAAAGAATTGGTCTAGCTACAGGTATTGGATATGCGGCATTAGGACAAAATTATACGACTGACTATGACGGCTGGGCAAAAGATGATCAGATCAAATACGACAGAAAAACTTCTTATATCCGAGTTCCTGTATTGCTTCGTGTAGGAGGCGATCCAACAGCATCAACTTCTGCATTTTTGCGCTTTGGTCCTCATTTTGATTTCTTATCTAGTGCTATCGGACGCAATTATGGTTCTAAAAACAACCCAACAGATGTGTCTAGAAACTACAGAGATGTTTCTAAATTACTTTCTAGTGATAAGGCTGAAATTTATAAGAGTTTTGTCTTAGGTTTGACCCTCGAAGTTGGTGGTAAAATCCGCATTAATGATCAAATGGGAGTATTGGTTTTATTCCATTTAGAAACTTCATTAACAAATCCAGAAGGAGAAGATGCTGCCTATACGATCTATTCTGGTTTCCCTAGTTCAGGTACCCTAACAAGCCCTGAAAGAGCAGGAACATGGAGCTTAATGGCTGGTCTAAATATTGGATTCCAATATGCACTTAACTTTGGAAACTAA
- a CDS encoding PorT family protein translates to MQNLLILFLVIALGYSTTAQEGLKIGVHFTPGISMALNKEDANKGETLDLATTFAYNTGFLIGYGITEIFSISTGVQYQRHKATFTHKRALLSTNLTDPNFGKEAIRETSYIRVPLLLEISTDPNRSIGFFARLGPHFDFLATATYKDTRLDGFSQYDANKGIDLRQSITLYQKNDATSGILSLGRKGKIYNDFVPGITVELGTQIRINDFLKVTLLMHLEGSSNPEGEGATSLAHNLNRGDYLVSANSISNPNDAARDQLKANDEETPFDAIFPNYLDSSDPFSTFRNPTWNVMMGLQIGIIYTYRP, encoded by the coding sequence ATGCAAAATTTACTTATTTTATTCCTAGTTATAGCATTAGGCTATAGCACAACCGCACAAGAAGGGCTAAAGATTGGGGTTCATTTTACCCCTGGTATTTCAATGGCTTTAAATAAAGAAGATGCCAACAAAGGAGAAACGCTAGATTTAGCCACAACATTTGCTTACAACACTGGTTTTTTAATTGGTTATGGAATTACAGAAATCTTTAGCATCTCAACAGGCGTTCAGTATCAACGGCATAAAGCTACATTTACCCATAAACGAGCGCTTCTATCTACCAACTTAACAGATCCTAATTTTGGAAAAGAGGCAATTCGTGAAACCAGTTATATAAGAGTTCCCCTGTTGTTAGAAATCAGTACTGATCCTAATCGAAGTATAGGCTTTTTTGCTCGTTTGGGACCTCATTTTGATTTTTTAGCCACGGCTACTTATAAAGATACTCGTTTAGATGGTTTTAGTCAATATGATGCCAACAAAGGGATTGATCTAAGACAATCGATTACTTTATATCAAAAAAATGATGCTACAAGCGGAATACTTAGTTTGGGAAGAAAGGGAAAAATTTACAATGATTTTGTTCCTGGTATAACCGTAGAATTAGGTACTCAAATCCGCATCAATGATTTTTTAAAAGTGACCTTACTGATGCATTTGGAGGGATCTTCCAACCCTGAAGGAGAAGGAGCTACCAGTCTTGCCCATAACCTAAACCGAGGAGATTATTTAGTGAGTGCGAATTCTATATCCAACCCCAATGATGCCGCACGAGATCAGTTAAAAGCCAATGATGAGGAAACTCCTTTTGATGCCATTTTCCCAAATTATTTGGACAGTAGCGATCCTTTTAGCACTTTTCGAAACCCTACGTGGAATGTAATGATGGGGCTTCAAATTGGAATTATTTACACCTACCGTCCCTAA